The following are encoded together in the Oryzias melastigma strain HK-1 linkage group LG17, ASM292280v2, whole genome shotgun sequence genome:
- the im:7138239 gene encoding uncharacterized protein im:7138239 isoform X1: MKASSCMLSCVLYKLRGISVLRSCSRRKPQVMDVVQHVLLLLTVSGVLSRPGDHRNLFTQRACCKRQSHVLHIGQDISGGPVSVDVGLCRSHCGRPPRPRGQQDPSRSLLDFLRSKKRRARGPPPPDHLLPSCGMNQACAPAGVRVERVLLLEGPREVEVIQECQCEVRLSQCMRVPALKTYNAETPHEAVLDVGGCSLSKGSPEGFSCLPSRFDSALLETPNKVELVRTVVDCDLKETCFRTPHVEHHYELVLHEGGVKEEKLREIDVGRCVGRCSTGSRCLLRRPSDPDSCSLWAEPQSTSCAPEGHESHTFISPHLQIRSVLSITSCRCRS, encoded by the exons ATGAAAGCTTCTTCCTGCATGCTCAG CTGCGTCCTATATAAGCTTCGGGGCATCAGCGTCctcaggagctgcagcaggagaaagCCTCAAGTCATGGATGTGGTGCAGCAtgtgctcctcctcctgaccG TGAGCGGCGTGCTGAGCAGACCCGGCGACCACAGGAACCTCTTCACGCAGCGAGCGTGCTGCAAGAGGCAGAGCCACGTCCTGCACATCGGCCAAG ACATCTCCGGGGGTCCGGTCAGCGTGGACGTGGGTCTGTGCAGGTCTCACTGTGGAAGACCTCCACGACCTCGAGGCCAGCAGGATCCGTCCCGGTCCCTCCTGGACTTCCTGAGGAGTAAGAAG AGGAGGGCGCGTGGACCCCCTCCCCCGGACCACCTGCTGCCGTCATGCGGGATGAACCAGGCGTGCGCGCCGGCGGGCGTGCGCGTGGAGCGCGTGCTCCTGCTGGAGGGCCCGCGCGAGGTGGAGGTCATCCAGGAGTGTCAGTGCGAGGTCCGGCTGAGTCAGTGCATGCGCGTGCCCGCGCTCAAGACCTACAACGCCGAGACCCCCCACGAGGCTGTGCTGGACGTGGGGGGGTGCTCTCTCTCCAAGGGCTCCCCAG AGGGTTTCTCCTGCCTCCCCTCCAGGTTTGACTCCGCCCTGCTGGAGACTCCTAACAAGGTGGAGCTGGTCCGGACCGTGGTGGACTGTGATCTGAAGGAGACCTGCTTCAGGACCCCCCATGTGGAGCATCACTATGAGCTGGTCCTCCATGAAGGCGGAGTCAAAGAGGAGAAGCTGAGA GAAATAGACGTGGGCAGATGTGTGGGACGCTGCTCCACAGGAAGCCGCTGCCTTCTCAG ACGTCCGTCGGATCCAGACAGCTGCTccctgtgggcggagcctcagtcCACCTCCTGCGCCCCTGAAGGTCACGAGAGCCACACCTTCATCAGCCCTCACCTGCAGATCCGCAGCGTTCTGTCCATCACCTCCTGCCGCTGCCGCTCCTGa
- the im:7138239 gene encoding uncharacterized protein im:7138239 isoform X2: MDVVQHVLLLLTVSGVLSRPGDHRNLFTQRACCKRQSHVLHIGQDISGGPVSVDVGLCRSHCGRPPRPRGQQDPSRSLLDFLRSKKRRARGPPPPDHLLPSCGMNQACAPAGVRVERVLLLEGPREVEVIQECQCEVRLSQCMRVPALKTYNAETPHEAVLDVGGCSLSKGSPEGFSCLPSRFDSALLETPNKVELVRTVVDCDLKETCFRTPHVEHHYELVLHEGGVKEEKLREIDVGRCVGRCSTGSRCLLRRPSDPDSCSLWAEPQSTSCAPEGHESHTFISPHLQIRSVLSITSCRCRS; encoded by the exons ATGGATGTGGTGCAGCAtgtgctcctcctcctgaccG TGAGCGGCGTGCTGAGCAGACCCGGCGACCACAGGAACCTCTTCACGCAGCGAGCGTGCTGCAAGAGGCAGAGCCACGTCCTGCACATCGGCCAAG ACATCTCCGGGGGTCCGGTCAGCGTGGACGTGGGTCTGTGCAGGTCTCACTGTGGAAGACCTCCACGACCTCGAGGCCAGCAGGATCCGTCCCGGTCCCTCCTGGACTTCCTGAGGAGTAAGAAG AGGAGGGCGCGTGGACCCCCTCCCCCGGACCACCTGCTGCCGTCATGCGGGATGAACCAGGCGTGCGCGCCGGCGGGCGTGCGCGTGGAGCGCGTGCTCCTGCTGGAGGGCCCGCGCGAGGTGGAGGTCATCCAGGAGTGTCAGTGCGAGGTCCGGCTGAGTCAGTGCATGCGCGTGCCCGCGCTCAAGACCTACAACGCCGAGACCCCCCACGAGGCTGTGCTGGACGTGGGGGGGTGCTCTCTCTCCAAGGGCTCCCCAG AGGGTTTCTCCTGCCTCCCCTCCAGGTTTGACTCCGCCCTGCTGGAGACTCCTAACAAGGTGGAGCTGGTCCGGACCGTGGTGGACTGTGATCTGAAGGAGACCTGCTTCAGGACCCCCCATGTGGAGCATCACTATGAGCTGGTCCTCCATGAAGGCGGAGTCAAAGAGGAGAAGCTGAGA GAAATAGACGTGGGCAGATGTGTGGGACGCTGCTCCACAGGAAGCCGCTGCCTTCTCAG ACGTCCGTCGGATCCAGACAGCTGCTccctgtgggcggagcctcagtcCACCTCCTGCGCCCCTGAAGGTCACGAGAGCCACACCTTCATCAGCCCTCACCTGCAGATCCGCAGCGTTCTGTCCATCACCTCCTGCCGCTGCCGCTCCTGa